The following proteins come from a genomic window of Blastococcus sp. HT6-30:
- a CDS encoding DUF881 domain-containing protein, giving the protein MTRSLLRGRRPSGWSALVPVVALAAGLLFATSGRTAQGTDLRAGEITQLSELMEQRDAAVARLGRQQTELEERVQQLTQEAATRDGAVAEAQAVGAVGAPSAGLTPVAGSGVVITLDDAPQRPDGSLPGGARPDDLVIHQSDVQAVVNAVWAAGADGVAVMDQRLISTSAVRCVGNTLLLRGRTYSPPFVITAVADASAVQAALDASPQITVLEQAVDAFGLTFELRERPQVTVPAYDGGLTLQYATVG; this is encoded by the coding sequence GTGACCCGTTCCCTGCTGCGTGGCCGGCGCCCGTCCGGCTGGAGCGCCCTGGTGCCCGTCGTGGCTTTGGCAGCGGGGCTGCTCTTCGCGACCTCCGGGCGGACCGCCCAGGGCACCGATCTGCGCGCCGGGGAGATCACCCAGCTCTCCGAGTTGATGGAGCAGCGCGACGCCGCCGTCGCCCGGCTGGGGCGTCAGCAGACCGAGCTCGAGGAGCGGGTGCAGCAGCTCACGCAGGAGGCCGCCACCCGCGACGGCGCCGTCGCCGAGGCGCAGGCCGTCGGCGCGGTGGGCGCCCCCTCGGCCGGCCTGACGCCGGTGGCGGGCTCCGGCGTGGTCATCACCCTCGACGACGCCCCCCAGCGCCCCGACGGCAGCCTCCCCGGCGGTGCCCGACCCGACGACCTCGTCATCCACCAGAGCGACGTGCAGGCGGTCGTCAACGCCGTCTGGGCCGCCGGGGCCGACGGCGTCGCGGTCATGGACCAGCGGCTGATCTCCACCAGCGCGGTGCGCTGCGTCGGCAACACGCTGCTGCTCAGGGGACGCACCTACTCCCCGCCGTTCGTGATCACCGCCGTCGCCGACGCCTCCGCCGTGCAGGCGGCGCTGGACGCCTCGCCCCAGATCACGGTGCTCGAGCAGGCCGTCGACGCGTTCGGACTCACCTTCGAGCTGCGCGAGCGCCCCCAGGTGACCGTGCCCGCCTACGATGGCGGCCTCACCCTGCAGTACGCGACCGTCGGCTGA
- a CDS encoding aminodeoxychorismate/anthranilate synthase component II, producing MTAADRPVLVVDNFDSFVYNLVQYLGQLGVRCVVRRNDAVSVEELPDLDVAGVLLSPGPGTPADAGVTVPMVRAATEQGTPVLGVCLGHQAIAEAFGAEVVRAPELLHGKTSQVVHEGHGVLAGLPSPFTATRYHSLAVDPGTVPEELEVTGRTPSGLVMALRHRELPIEGVQFHPESVLTEGGHRMLATWLARCGLAPDEEVVAAAAATVQRLSSATA from the coding sequence ATGACCGCCGCCGACCGACCGGTCCTCGTCGTCGACAACTTCGACAGCTTCGTCTACAACCTGGTCCAGTACCTGGGCCAGCTGGGCGTCCGCTGCGTCGTGCGGCGCAACGACGCGGTGAGCGTCGAGGAGCTGCCCGACCTGGACGTCGCCGGCGTGCTGCTCTCCCCCGGCCCCGGCACGCCGGCGGATGCGGGCGTCACCGTGCCGATGGTGCGGGCCGCCACCGAGCAGGGCACCCCGGTGCTGGGCGTGTGCCTGGGCCACCAGGCCATCGCGGAGGCCTTCGGCGCCGAGGTCGTCCGCGCACCCGAGCTGCTGCACGGGAAGACCAGCCAGGTCGTCCACGAGGGCCACGGCGTCCTGGCCGGCCTGCCGTCGCCCTTCACCGCCACGCGCTACCACTCGCTCGCCGTCGACCCGGGCACGGTCCCCGAGGAGCTCGAGGTCACCGGCCGCACCCCCTCCGGGCTGGTGATGGCCCTCCGGCACCGCGAGCTGCCCATCGAGGGCGTGCAGTTCCACCCCGAGTCCGTCCTCACCGAGGGCGGCCACCGGATGCTCGCCACCTGGCTGGCGCGCTGCGGCCTGGCGCCCGACGAGGAGGTCGTGGCCGCAGCCGCGGCCACCGTCCAGCGGCTGTCGTCCGCCACCGCCTGA
- the pknB gene encoding Stk1 family PASTA domain-containing Ser/Thr kinase — MTTPNVLGERYEIGGVLGRGGMAEVHHGRDLRLGREVAVKVLRHDLARDPSFQVRFRREAQASASLNHPAIVAVYDTGEDRTPTGATPYIVMEYVEGETLRDVLRREGRLPIERAMSLAADICGALDFSHRNGIVHRDVKPGNVMITPQGTVKVMDFGIARAVSDSAATMTSTAAVIGTAQYLSPEQARGEGVDARSDVYSLGCLLYELVTGAPPFTGDSPVSVAYQHVREDPRLPSSINPDVPPELDAILLKAMSKNPANRYQSAADMRNDLLRALAGQRVEATPVMGDAEKTAIIGAPVGGYASGYGDDDWDDDADRRRKRRIIAIVSVLAVLLLGGAVAAAVALSRGDDTPAVTQVAVPPLMGLDRTAAEQAITGAGLVVGDVAAEVSPTVPEGQVVANNPPSGARVDEGSEVDLVVSLGPDTILVPNVVGLTEEQARANLQAQGFSNISSRPIESIEMPEGRVAAVSPAEDSQAGVDDVITLSISTGTIEMPDVLNRSETDARAALQQAGVGAGQIQRQDVERDDVPAGRVVETDPSAGQDVGSGDTITLLVAVPPPAEEPATPTTTPTTTTTPEPSTPTATTTGGPDDDVD; from the coding sequence ATGACCACGCCGAACGTGCTCGGCGAGCGCTACGAGATCGGTGGCGTCCTGGGCCGCGGCGGAATGGCCGAGGTGCACCACGGACGCGACCTGCGCCTGGGGCGCGAGGTGGCCGTGAAGGTGCTGCGCCACGACCTGGCGCGCGACCCCTCGTTCCAGGTGCGCTTCCGCCGCGAGGCGCAGGCCTCGGCGTCGCTGAACCACCCGGCGATCGTGGCGGTGTACGACACCGGCGAGGACCGCACGCCCACCGGCGCCACCCCGTACATCGTCATGGAGTACGTCGAGGGCGAGACGCTGCGCGACGTGCTGCGCCGCGAGGGCCGGCTGCCCATCGAGCGGGCCATGAGCCTGGCCGCCGACATCTGCGGGGCCCTGGACTTCAGCCACCGCAACGGCATCGTGCACCGGGACGTGAAGCCCGGGAACGTCATGATCACGCCGCAGGGCACGGTCAAGGTCATGGACTTCGGCATCGCCCGTGCGGTCTCCGACTCCGCGGCCACGATGACCTCCACCGCAGCGGTGATAGGAACCGCCCAGTACCTCTCCCCCGAGCAGGCCCGCGGCGAGGGCGTCGACGCCCGGTCCGACGTGTACTCGCTCGGCTGCCTCCTCTACGAGCTGGTCACCGGGGCGCCGCCGTTCACCGGCGACTCCCCCGTCTCGGTCGCCTACCAGCACGTGCGCGAGGACCCGCGCCTGCCCTCGTCGATCAACCCCGACGTCCCGCCGGAGCTGGACGCGATCCTGCTCAAGGCGATGAGCAAGAACCCGGCCAACCGGTACCAGTCGGCCGCCGACATGCGCAACGACCTGCTCCGGGCCCTCGCCGGGCAGCGGGTCGAGGCGACGCCGGTCATGGGCGACGCCGAGAAGACCGCCATCATCGGCGCCCCGGTGGGCGGCTACGCCAGCGGCTACGGCGACGACGACTGGGACGACGACGCCGATCGGCGCCGCAAGCGCCGGATCATCGCGATCGTCTCGGTGCTCGCCGTGCTGCTGCTCGGCGGCGCCGTCGCCGCGGCCGTCGCGCTCAGCCGGGGCGACGACACGCCGGCCGTGACGCAGGTGGCCGTGCCGCCGCTGATGGGCCTCGACCGGACGGCCGCCGAGCAGGCCATCACCGGTGCCGGCCTCGTGGTGGGCGACGTGGCGGCCGAGGTGAGCCCGACCGTCCCCGAGGGCCAGGTCGTGGCGAACAACCCGCCCAGCGGCGCCCGGGTGGACGAGGGCAGCGAGGTCGACCTGGTCGTCAGCCTCGGGCCGGACACGATCCTGGTGCCCAACGTCGTCGGGCTGACCGAGGAGCAGGCGCGGGCCAACCTGCAGGCGCAGGGCTTCTCCAACATCTCCAGCCGACCGATCGAGTCCATCGAGATGCCCGAGGGACGGGTGGCCGCGGTCAGCCCCGCCGAGGACAGCCAGGCCGGCGTGGACGACGTCATCACGTTGAGCATCTCCACCGGCACCATCGAGATGCCCGACGTGCTCAACCGCTCCGAGACCGACGCCCGGGCGGCGCTGCAACAGGCCGGCGTCGGCGCGGGTCAGATCCAGCGGCAGGACGTCGAGCGGGACGACGTCCCTGCGGGCAGGGTCGTGGAGACCGACCCGTCAGCCGGCCAGGACGTCGGCTCCGGCGACACCATCACGCTGCTGGTCGCCGTCCCGCCCCCGGCAGAGGAGCCGGCCACGCCCACCACCACGCCCACCACCACGACCACCCCCGAGCCCAGCACGCCCACGGCCACGACCACCGGGGGACCCGACGACGACGTCGACTGA
- a CDS encoding serine/threonine-protein kinase: MALGIGSMLAGRYEITAPIATGGMGEVWKARDRVLDRIVAAKVLKTEYTNDPSFLARFRNEARHTAALSHPNIASVYDYGETTDDSGVQTLAFLVMEFVEGQPLVTILHEEGRLPVDWTLHVLGQAADGLSAAHRAGVVHRDIKPGNLIVRPDGVVKLTDFGIAQARDAAPLTKTGMVVGTAQYLSPEQAQGLEVNAASDVYSLGVVGFECLAGVRPFDGASQVAIALAHINRPPPPLPGDIPPAVRLLVDRALAKDPADRFTDGGAFAAAVRRIADGGTLSAAATPVAGPATAPTQVVSAGAGSDGHTQVFATPAAGIPTVSPATAGRPMPPLSGPPEDDWSAGDEPPPRAGGRRWAWLGAALVLLLALAGTTYLLLSGSGADPGRQQADATTSAPITSAGPTGVLLDPALFVGRDADEVEEELREAGVTLVTRRAASQELLAELGRSLDEGDVAGLDPSGVQAGPDTEVTLFVAEDGWALEDEREEQEEEVEEEEAVPTTGSTPPTTTPSETTTTPPPTTTTSSPATTSTPSSVPGTSAPPPPAPETPGTEPQGDDGTDTEAGGPTRSGAPGAAGVTGGGQ, translated from the coding sequence ATGGCGCTGGGCATCGGGAGCATGCTGGCCGGGCGCTACGAGATCACCGCGCCCATCGCCACCGGCGGGATGGGCGAGGTCTGGAAGGCGCGCGACCGGGTCCTGGACCGGATCGTCGCGGCGAAGGTGCTCAAGACCGAGTACACCAACGACCCGAGCTTCCTGGCCCGCTTCCGCAACGAGGCCCGGCACACCGCGGCGCTCTCGCACCCCAACATCGCCTCGGTCTACGACTACGGCGAGACCACCGACGACAGCGGGGTCCAGACCCTGGCGTTCCTCGTCATGGAGTTCGTCGAGGGGCAGCCGCTCGTGACGATCCTCCACGAGGAGGGCCGGCTGCCGGTCGACTGGACGCTGCACGTGCTGGGCCAGGCCGCGGACGGGCTCTCCGCCGCCCACCGGGCCGGGGTGGTGCACCGCGACATCAAGCCGGGCAACCTGATCGTCCGCCCCGACGGGGTGGTGAAGCTGACCGACTTCGGCATCGCCCAGGCCCGGGACGCCGCTCCGCTCACCAAGACCGGCATGGTCGTGGGCACCGCCCAGTACCTCTCCCCCGAGCAGGCCCAGGGCCTGGAGGTGAACGCCGCCTCCGACGTCTACTCCCTCGGGGTCGTCGGGTTCGAGTGCCTGGCCGGCGTCCGGCCCTTCGACGGGGCCTCGCAGGTGGCGATCGCCCTCGCGCACATCAACCGACCGCCGCCACCACTGCCCGGGGACATCCCACCGGCCGTGCGGCTGCTCGTCGACCGCGCACTGGCCAAGGACCCGGCCGACCGCTTCACCGACGGCGGCGCGTTCGCCGCCGCCGTCCGGCGCATCGCCGACGGCGGGACCCTGTCCGCGGCGGCCACGCCGGTCGCCGGGCCGGCCACCGCGCCCACCCAGGTCGTCAGCGCCGGGGCCGGGTCCGACGGGCACACCCAGGTCTTCGCGACCCCGGCCGCGGGCATCCCCACGGTGTCGCCGGCCACCGCCGGCCGTCCGATGCCCCCGCTGTCCGGTCCGCCGGAGGACGACTGGTCCGCCGGCGACGAGCCACCGCCCCGTGCCGGCGGCCGGCGGTGGGCGTGGCTGGGCGCCGCACTCGTCCTGCTGCTCGCGCTCGCCGGCACCACCTACCTGCTGCTGTCCGGATCCGGTGCGGACCCGGGACGGCAGCAGGCCGACGCCACCACCAGCGCGCCCATCACCAGTGCCGGGCCGACAGGCGTCCTCCTCGACCCCGCCCTGTTCGTCGGCCGCGACGCCGACGAGGTGGAGGAGGAGCTGCGCGAGGCCGGCGTCACGCTCGTCACGCGGCGGGCTGCCTCGCAGGAGCTGCTGGCCGAGCTCGGACGGTCCCTGGACGAGGGCGACGTCGCCGGCCTCGACCCCTCCGGCGTGCAGGCCGGGCCGGACACCGAGGTGACGCTGTTCGTCGCCGAGGACGGCTGGGCGCTCGAGGACGAGCGGGAGGAGCAGGAGGAGGAGGTGGAGGAGGAGGAGGCGGTGCCGACGACCGGGTCCACCCCCCCGACCACGACGCCGTCGGAGACGACCACCACGCCGCCCCCGACGACGACCACCTCCAGCCCGGCCACCACCTCGACCCCGTCATCGGTCCCGGGCACCTCGGCGCCCCCGCCGCCGGCCCCCGAGACCCCCGGCACCGAGCCGCAGGGCGACGACGGCACCGACACCGAGGCCGGGGGACCCACCCGCTCCGGCGCCCCCGGCGCAGCGGGAGTGACGGGTGGCGGCCAGTGA
- a CDS encoding penicillin-binding protein 2 → MNAPLRRVAISVLVLFTLLIVNVNIIQVVRSDSLRADARNTRVLAESYERERGSIIVAGTEVALSVPTDGRLEYLRSYPQGPLYAPVTGYHSLVYGNTALERAANDVLSGEDDRLFVRRVADLFTGRDPAGGDVVLTLDPAVQAAAMAGLEGVTGAVVALDPETGAVLGMASTPTYDPTVLSSHDPAAIRAYMEELTAGDGPSPLNNRAIFDNYQPGSLFKVIVAAAALEEGYTPETVVPAVDVLTLPQTTTPLRNFGNSRCSDSQEQRLLDALTISCNTAFAQLGIDLGEEKVRDMAEAFGLDDQGLEIPLEVDPSTVGDIVDAAALGQTSIGQRDVRMTVLQAAMVAATVANDGVQMKPYLIDELRAPDLSVIDSTDPEELREPISAEVAEGLTEMMVSVVARGSGRAARLPGMEVAGKTGTAQVSPDVPDHNWFMGFAPADDPQIAVAVFVANGGGTGGDVSAPIARDVMAAYFEGQGG, encoded by the coding sequence GTGAACGCCCCCCTGAGGCGGGTCGCGATCAGCGTGCTCGTGCTCTTCACGCTGCTGATCGTCAACGTCAACATCATCCAGGTGGTCCGCTCCGACTCCCTGCGGGCCGACGCGCGCAACACCCGCGTGCTCGCCGAGTCCTACGAGCGCGAACGCGGCTCGATCATCGTCGCGGGCACCGAGGTCGCGCTCTCGGTCCCCACCGACGGCCGGCTGGAGTACCTGCGCAGCTATCCGCAGGGCCCGTTGTACGCGCCGGTCACCGGCTACCACTCGCTGGTGTACGGGAACACCGCGCTGGAGCGCGCCGCGAACGACGTGCTGTCCGGCGAGGACGACCGGCTGTTCGTGCGCCGCGTCGCCGACCTGTTCACCGGCCGGGACCCGGCGGGCGGCGACGTGGTCCTGACGCTGGACCCCGCGGTGCAGGCCGCCGCGATGGCCGGCCTCGAGGGCGTCACCGGCGCCGTCGTGGCGCTCGACCCCGAGACCGGCGCCGTCCTGGGCATGGCCAGCACCCCGACCTACGACCCGACCGTGCTGTCCAGCCACGACCCGGCGGCGATCCGCGCCTACATGGAGGAGCTCACCGCGGGCGACGGGCCCAGCCCGCTCAACAACCGCGCGATCTTCGACAACTACCAGCCCGGCTCGCTGTTCAAGGTGATCGTCGCGGCGGCGGCGCTGGAGGAGGGCTACACGCCGGAGACGGTCGTCCCCGCGGTCGACGTCCTCACGCTGCCCCAGACCACCACGCCGCTGCGGAACTTCGGCAACTCCCGCTGCAGCGACAGCCAGGAGCAGCGGCTCCTCGACGCCCTCACCATCTCCTGCAACACCGCCTTCGCCCAGCTGGGCATCGACCTGGGCGAGGAGAAGGTCCGGGACATGGCCGAGGCGTTCGGCCTCGACGACCAGGGCCTGGAGATCCCGCTCGAGGTGGACCCGAGCACCGTCGGCGACATCGTCGACGCCGCCGCCCTCGGGCAGACCTCGATCGGGCAGCGCGACGTCCGCATGACCGTGCTGCAGGCGGCCATGGTCGCCGCCACCGTGGCCAACGACGGCGTGCAGATGAAGCCCTACCTGATCGATGAGCTGCGCGCCCCCGACCTGTCGGTGATCGACTCCACCGACCCGGAAGAACTGCGCGAGCCGATCTCCGCCGAGGTCGCAGAAGGGCTCACCGAGATGATGGTCAGCGTCGTCGCCCGGGGCTCGGGCCGGGCGGCCCGCCTCCCGGGCATGGAGGTCGCGGGCAAGACGGGCACCGCGCAGGTGAGCCCGGACGTCCCCGACCACAACTGGTTCATGGGCTTCGCGCCGGCCGACGACCCGCAGATCGCCGTCGCCGTCTTCGTCGCCAACGGGGGCGGCACGGGCGGGGACGTCTCCGCGCCGATCGCCCGCGACGTCATGGCGGCCTACTTCGAGGGGCAGGGCGGCTGA
- a CDS encoding FtsW/RodA/SpoVE family cell cycle protein: protein MPGPVTDPRSAAATTPTRRGTEAALLAFAVLITVVAQAIVDLTVTGSLRPEMAAFSAWISALWVVAHLVVRKWASYADPLLLPAVALLVGLGLTVIHRLDLAAEQAGDTASREDAPVQLIWATLGVALFVAVLVVVRDHRTLSRFAYTLALLGIVLLALPAVLPASISEVNGAKIWIRVAGFSIQPGEFAKICLVVFFAAYLVDKRDVLALASKKVAGLELPRGRDLGPVLLAWILSILVLVFERDLGSSLLLFGIFVVMLYVATERASWLFIGLTLFAGGALIAYQVFAHVQARVDTWLDPSEYYDGAGYQLMQSLFGLGTGGLFGAGLGGGRPEQVPVAKSDFIAAAVGEELGLFGLVAVIVVYLILVERGLRASLVVRDAFGKLLAAGLAFAIAWQVFVVLGGVTGLLPLTGLTTPFLAYGGSSLVANFVLVALLVRISDAARRPTTPHAPSPVRLGDAPTEVVTP from the coding sequence ATGCCCGGGCCCGTCACCGACCCCCGCAGCGCCGCGGCCACCACGCCCACCCGGCGGGGTACCGAGGCAGCGCTGCTCGCCTTCGCCGTCCTCATCACCGTCGTCGCCCAGGCGATCGTCGACCTCACCGTCACCGGCTCGCTGCGCCCGGAGATGGCCGCGTTCAGCGCGTGGATCAGCGCCCTGTGGGTGGTCGCACACCTCGTCGTGCGCAAGTGGGCCTCCTATGCCGACCCGCTGCTGCTCCCGGCCGTCGCGCTCCTGGTCGGCCTCGGCCTGACCGTCATCCACCGGCTCGACCTCGCCGCCGAGCAGGCCGGCGACACGGCGAGCCGTGAGGACGCCCCGGTGCAGCTGATCTGGGCCACGCTGGGCGTCGCCCTCTTCGTCGCCGTGCTCGTGGTCGTGCGCGACCACCGGACGCTGTCGCGCTTCGCCTACACCCTGGCGCTGCTGGGGATCGTCCTGCTCGCGCTGCCGGCCGTCCTGCCCGCCTCCATCTCCGAGGTCAACGGCGCCAAGATCTGGATCCGGGTGGCCGGCTTCTCCATCCAGCCCGGCGAGTTCGCGAAGATCTGCCTCGTCGTCTTCTTCGCCGCCTACCTGGTCGACAAGCGCGACGTGCTGGCCCTGGCCAGCAAGAAGGTCGCCGGCCTGGAGCTGCCGCGGGGCCGGGACCTCGGGCCGGTCCTGCTCGCCTGGATCCTGTCGATCCTGGTGCTGGTGTTCGAGCGCGACCTGGGCAGCTCGCTGCTGCTCTTCGGCATCTTCGTGGTGATGCTCTACGTGGCCACCGAGCGGGCCAGCTGGCTGTTCATCGGCCTCACCCTGTTCGCCGGCGGAGCGCTCATCGCCTACCAGGTGTTCGCGCACGTGCAGGCCCGCGTCGACACCTGGCTGGACCCCTCCGAGTACTACGACGGGGCCGGGTACCAGCTGATGCAGTCGCTCTTCGGTCTGGGCACCGGTGGGTTGTTCGGCGCGGGCCTCGGCGGCGGCCGCCCCGAGCAGGTGCCGGTCGCCAAGAGCGACTTCATCGCCGCGGCCGTGGGCGAGGAGCTGGGCCTGTTCGGCCTGGTCGCGGTGATCGTCGTCTACCTGATCCTGGTGGAGCGCGGGCTGCGCGCGTCCCTGGTGGTCCGGGACGCGTTCGGCAAGCTGCTGGCCGCGGGCCTGGCGTTCGCCATCGCGTGGCAGGTGTTCGTCGTCCTCGGCGGGGTGACCGGCCTGTTGCCGCTGACCGGCCTGACCACGCCGTTCCTGGCCTACGGCGGATCGTCGCTGGTGGCCAACTTCGTCCTCGTGGCCCTGCTGGTGCGGATCAGCGACGCCGCCCGGCGGCCGACCACCCCGCACGCGCCGTCGCCCGTGCGGCTCGGGGACGCCCCGACCGAGGTGGTCACCCCGTGA
- a CDS encoding PP2C family serine/threonine-protein phosphatase: MTLVLRYAARSDRGLIRGSNQDSVYAGPRLLAVADGMGGHAAGDVASKVVIAALEHLDDDTPSGDMLQSLRSAVFDGSEHLREVIRESPQLEGMGTTLTAILFAGGRLALCHVGDSRAYLLRDGQLSQITHDDTFVQTLIDDGRITPEEANTHPQRSLLLRALNGQEVEPDLSMREARDGDRYLLCSDGLSGVVSEETLAEALKDPDPEATADRLIELALRSGGPDNITVIVADVLEDTGSNGRFDPVIDGAAGDNIGQREVDPRSAAGRAALADPGPPPPPPPTLPTGGGPSARRRPLRILLVAGALLTVLGAGAIGVYVWALNHWFVGVSGSGDDEQVAVYRGLDASVLGMDLYRLDRGTDLAVTDLVPAARSRVRDSITADDSGDADRILAALEDQRLPLCRTAANSDATQPGLPQSPPVAAPTTAQEPVPGEPALPEVPVTEETTTTPSSARTTSSSEPGVNCREAS; encoded by the coding sequence GTGACGTTGGTCCTCCGCTACGCCGCGCGTTCCGACCGCGGCCTCATCCGCGGCAGCAACCAGGACTCGGTGTACGCCGGGCCCCGGCTGCTGGCCGTGGCCGACGGCATGGGCGGGCACGCCGCCGGTGACGTCGCGAGCAAGGTGGTCATCGCCGCCCTCGAGCACCTCGACGACGACACGCCGTCGGGCGACATGCTGCAGTCGTTGCGCTCGGCCGTCTTCGACGGCAGCGAGCACCTGCGCGAGGTGATCCGCGAGTCCCCACAGCTGGAGGGCATGGGCACCACGCTCACCGCGATCCTCTTCGCCGGGGGCCGTCTGGCGCTGTGCCACGTCGGCGACTCGCGCGCCTACCTGCTGCGCGACGGCCAGCTCTCGCAGATCACCCACGACGACACGTTCGTGCAGACGCTGATCGACGACGGCCGGATCACGCCGGAGGAGGCCAACACCCACCCGCAGCGCTCCCTCCTGCTCCGCGCCCTCAACGGTCAGGAGGTCGAGCCGGACCTCTCCATGCGAGAGGCGCGCGACGGCGACCGGTACCTGCTGTGCTCCGACGGGCTCTCCGGCGTCGTCAGCGAGGAGACCCTGGCCGAAGCGCTCAAGGACCCGGACCCCGAAGCGACCGCCGACCGCCTGATCGAGCTGGCGCTGCGCAGCGGCGGGCCGGACAACATCACCGTGATCGTCGCCGACGTCCTCGAGGACACCGGGAGCAACGGGCGCTTCGACCCCGTCATCGACGGCGCGGCCGGTGACAACATCGGCCAGCGCGAGGTAGACCCCCGCTCGGCGGCGGGCCGGGCGGCGCTGGCCGATCCAGGCCCTCCTCCTCCGCCGCCCCCCACACTGCCGACGGGCGGCGGCCCCTCCGCCCGCCGCCGCCCGCTTCGCATCCTCCTGGTGGCGGGGGCCCTTCTCACCGTGCTGGGGGCAGGGGCGATCGGTGTGTACGTGTGGGCGCTCAACCACTGGTTCGTGGGCGTGAGCGGCTCGGGCGACGACGAGCAGGTCGCCGTCTACCGGGGTCTGGACGCCTCCGTCCTGGGGATGGACCTCTACCGCCTGGACCGCGGCACGGACCTCGCGGTCACCGACCTGGTCCCGGCGGCCCGCAGCCGGGTCCGCGACAGCATCACCGCCGACGACTCCGGCGACGCCGACCGGATCCTCGCGGCGCTGGAGGACCAGCGGCTGCCCCTGTGCCGCACTGCTGCGAACAGCGACGCGACGCAGCCGGGCCTCCCGCAGTCGCCGCCGGTGGCCGCGCCCACGACCGCGCAGGAGCCCGTCCCCGGTGAGCCGGCCCTCCCCGAGGTGCCGGTGACCGAGGAGACGACGACCACCCCGTCGTCGGCCCGGACGACCTCGTCGTCCGAGCCGGGGGTGAACTGCCGGGAGGCGAGCTAG
- a CDS encoding FHA domain-containing protein has translation MTELVVQIFRFGFLLLLWLFIFAAFRVVRADLFGGRPGRVAAVPPRASASKKRGARGPRSLVVTAGPLSGTKITLGDQPILIGRADDSTLVLTDDFASSRHARLTNRGGQWYVEDLGSTNGTYLDQQRVQGPLLVAPGQPIRIGQTALELRS, from the coding sequence GTGACCGAGCTCGTCGTGCAGATCTTCCGCTTCGGCTTCCTCCTGCTGCTGTGGCTGTTCATCTTCGCCGCGTTCCGCGTGGTCCGGGCCGACCTGTTCGGGGGGCGCCCGGGACGGGTGGCCGCCGTGCCGCCGCGCGCGTCGGCGTCGAAGAAGCGCGGCGCCCGCGGGCCGAGGTCGCTGGTCGTGACTGCCGGTCCGCTGAGCGGCACCAAGATCACCCTCGGTGACCAGCCGATCCTCATCGGCCGCGCCGACGACTCGACGCTGGTGCTCACCGACGACTTCGCCAGTTCCCGGCACGCCCGCCTGACCAACCGGGGCGGCCAGTGGTACGTCGAGGACCTGGGTTCCACGAACGGGACCTACCTGGACCAGCAACGGGTACAGGGCCCGCTGCTCGTCGCCCCCGGCCAGCCGATCCGCATCGGCCAGACCGCACTGGAGCTCCGTTCGTGA
- a CDS encoding DUF3662 and FHA domain-containing protein, whose protein sequence is MGVLQRFERRLEGMVGLAFARLFKGKVHPAEIAKALQREADEQRSILGEGRVLAPNVYVVRLGETDFAHLGQWSDQLAGELADMVTEHIEDEGYQVFDKVTVELERDDELTTGVFEVSSQVADPARPSARADVPPMASAPVGGHPPLPPLPPLRGRMATDTGKQNPSVLGRAGARTAATHVLVVDGPATRHELSTGRNVIGRGTEADIRLPDTGVSRKHVDVVLDGDVATVEDLGSTNGTLVNGRRITRQPLSDGDVIRIGHSVLVYRQDGA, encoded by the coding sequence GTGGGTGTGCTGCAGCGCTTCGAGCGCCGGCTCGAAGGCATGGTCGGCCTGGCGTTCGCGCGGCTCTTCAAGGGCAAGGTGCACCCGGCGGAGATCGCCAAGGCGCTGCAGCGGGAGGCCGACGAGCAGCGCTCCATCCTCGGCGAGGGCCGCGTCCTGGCCCCCAACGTCTACGTCGTCCGCCTGGGCGAGACCGACTTCGCTCACCTGGGCCAGTGGTCCGACCAGCTCGCCGGCGAGCTCGCCGACATGGTGACCGAGCACATCGAGGACGAGGGCTACCAGGTCTTCGACAAGGTCACCGTCGAGCTCGAGCGCGACGACGAGCTGACCACCGGCGTCTTCGAGGTCAGCTCCCAGGTCGCCGACCCGGCGCGTCCGTCCGCCCGTGCCGACGTCCCCCCCATGGCGTCGGCCCCCGTCGGCGGTCACCCGCCGCTGCCCCCGCTCCCGCCGCTGCGCGGCCGGATGGCCACCGACACCGGGAAGCAGAACCCCTCGGTCCTCGGGCGGGCCGGCGCGCGGACCGCCGCCACGCACGTGCTCGTCGTCGACGGCCCGGCCACGCGCCACGAGCTCTCCACCGGCCGCAACGTCATCGGCCGGGGCACCGAGGCCGACATCCGGCTGCCCGACACCGGCGTCAGCCGGAAGCACGTGGACGTCGTCCTCGACGGCGACGTCGCCACGGTCGAGGACCTCGGATCGACCAACGGCACGCTGGTCAACGGCCGCCGCATCACCCGCCAGCCGCTCAGCGACGGCGACGTGATCCGCATCGGCCACTCGGTCCTGGTCTACCGGCAGGACGGGGCGTGA